AGGCGGAGGTGCTTTTCTCGGATCTGGGCGATCTCTCGCGCCTGATCGAGGTGAGCCCGGGTGCGCAGGGGCCGGACCAGATCTTTCCGGCGTTGGTGCATGAGGTGCAGAACCTGCTAGGCCCGGCAGGCGCGAGCGGTGCAGCCCTGCCCACGGCGGCAATGCATACGGCCATGGGGCGCATCCTTTACCAGGATGTGATGCAGGGCACGCCTGCGGTGGCGTGGCAGACCGGCGCGGCGAAGGCCACGCTGAAGGGGGATGGCAAGCTGGCGCTGGAATTTGAACTGACCAACACCCGCAAGGAGAAGCTGGCGCTGACCGTGCTGCCGCTGGTGCCTGCGGGTCTGTCCCCGAAAGACGCCACGACCGAGATCAAGCTGGAAGCTGGTGCAAAGGAGAAGGTGAAGGTGGACTACGCCATCTCAGACAGCCGCAGCCTGCCGCTGGAAGATGGCACCCTGAGGCTGCCGGTGCTGGTGACTGCGGGAGCGCAGGCACGCATCGAAGACCTGGCGATGCCGCTGCAGCCTTTCAGCGTGGCGGTGAACACGCGCGCGGCTTTCAACCAGGAGACGGAATTCAATCCGGAAATCGAGATCGAAAACGCCACGGGAGCGAAATTTTCCGCTGAATGGGAGTCCATGTGTGGAGGCAAGTCGCAGACGGGCAGGATTGATCTGGAGGCCAGCGGCTCCGAAGTACTGAAGCTGGCGCTGCCGCTGCCCACCCAGGGCAAGCCGCTGCGCCGCGTGCAGTCGCTGAAGCTGGTGGTGAACTCCGGCGGCGTGAAGCAGAGCTTTGACCGGCAGGTGGAGCTGACCCGCAACATGGGGCTGAAGGAAGCCGTGCCGCTGACGGCGGCGGATGGCAAAGAAAGCTCTGTGACTGTGCGTGCGGATGCCGATGGCATGAAGCTCTTTTTCACGCTGGATCTGGCCGGTGTGAGCCTGGCGGATGATGAAAAAGGGAACGCCTATGAAGTGCTGCTGAACCTGGATGCGCGCAGCTACGGCGAGCGCCTGACGGCGGGCGCCACGGCGGCGCTGCGCATCACCGGCAAGGCGGCGGATGGAGCCGCCAAGGTGGACGCGATCTCCCCTTGGGCCTTTGGCAGCAGCTATGCGGCGGAGTTTGACCCCAAGGAGATCCAGGCCACGCTGATCAGCAGCGCCAGCGGCGGGCGGAGGCTGACGATCGTGCTGCCCAAGAGCTACCTCTACCTGCACGAGTGGGCGCTGGGGAACGGCAACAGCCAGCTGGGCGTGAACGTGCGCCTCAGCGGCGGCGGGCGCGACTACTACCTGACCCGCAGCAGCCGCCGTGGCGACGATGCGGAGGGCCTGAGCGTACTGGAACTGACCGACAAACCCACGCTGCGCTGGACGGTGCGCGTGGAGTAGAAAGAATCAAACAAGCATGGCTGAAGAACGAGCGAGCAAAAAACTGTGGGACCGCGCGGCGTGGAAAGACGCGGGCTTTTTCCTGAACTACCTGCGTCCGCACTACAATGTGTTCATCCCCGCGCTGATCGCGCTGGCGATCACGGGCGGCATGACGATCCTCTTCATCAAGGAGCTGGCCGCAGTGGCCGGAAAGGGGATAGGCGGCGCTCACGGGCCAGAATGGATGGCCGAGCTGAATCACAGTGTCTGGTATCTCGTGGCACTGATTTCCGCGCAGGCGGTGATCGCGTTTTTCCGCATCATGCTTTTTGCCAAGGCCTCCGAGCGGGCGCTGGCGGCGCTGAGGCTGGACACCTTCAGCCGCATCATCCGCCTGCCGATGGGGACGCTGAACCACCGCCGTGTGGGTGAGCTGGCCTCCCGGCTGGCCAATGATGTGGAGGCCATGCGCGAGACGCTGGTGGTCACCATCCCGATGCTGATCCGGCACACAGTCATGCTGACGCTCTGCATGGGGCTGATCCTGAACATGTCCGTGAAGCTCTCCCTCTTCATGGTGGGCACGATTCCGGTGGTGATCGTGATGATCGCCATCTTTGGCGCTCGCATCCGCAAGCTGACCCGCCGTGCACAGGACAATCTGGCCGCCTCCCAGGTGGTGGTGGACGAGAGCCTGCAGAGCATCGTGAGCGTGAAGGCCTTCCGCAACGAGGCGTATGAGCTGGCGCGCTATGACAAGAACCTGAGCGAATACCTGCGCACCGTGCTGCGTGCTGCGGTGCCGCGGGCGTCCTTCATCGCCTTCATCATCTTTGCTTTCAGCGTGGCGCTGATCCTTGTGACTTGGTTTGCCATGCGCATGCTGAATGACGGCGGCATCGGCAAGGAGGAGCTGACACAGTTTGCGGGGCTCAGCGGCATGATCGCGGCGTCCTTCATGCAATTCCCGGAACTGATCGCGCAGCTGCAGCGCTCTCTGGGTGCGACGGAGCGTGTGCGCGAGATCCTGCGGGACGAAACCGAGCCCGAGGACGACAATGTGGCGAAGCTGCACTTCAAGGGCGAGATCGACATGCGCGATGTGAGCTTTGCCTACCCCACGCGGCCTGAGGCGGTGGTGCTGCGGGATTTCAGCCTGCAGGCCAAGGCGGGTCAGCGTATCGCGCTGGTGGGCCCGAGCGGCTCGGGGAAGAGCACCAGTGTTTCGCTGCTGTTCCGCTTTTATGATCCGACGAGCGGGGAGATCCGCATCGACGGGCAGCCGATTCGTGACATGTCTCTGACCACGCTGCGGCGGAATCTCGCGCTGGTGCCGCAGGAGGTGCTGCTTTTTGGCGGCAGCATCCGGGAAAACATCGCCTACGGCAAGCCGGATGCCACCGAGGAGGAGATCATCAGCGCGGCGAAGAAGGCCAACGCGCACGACTTCATCGCGGGCCTGACGGACGGCTACCAGACGCTGGTAGGAGACCGCGGCACGCAGCTCTCCGGCGGCCAGCGCCAGCGCATCGCCATCGCACGCGCCATCCTTGCCGATCCGGCCATCCTGATTCTCGACGAAGCCACCAGCAGCCTCGATGCCGAAAGCGAGCGTCTGGTGCAGGACGCGCTGGACAAGCTGATGGAAAACCGCACCAGCATCATCATCGCGCATCGTCTCAGCACCGTGCGGCGCTGCGATCAGATCCTTGTCATGTCCGGCGGCGCCATCCTGGAGCGCGGCACGCATGACGAGCTGGTGGCCCGCCCCGGCGGCCTGTATGGCTCGCTGGCGAAGCTGCAGCTGGAGTAGGGGGATAGTGGTCCGGAGTGCGATGGGCATTGCCTCATTGCGTTCGCTCTGCGGGCAGGCAGCGCTCCGGCGGAGTGGGATCGTCCCGATCCCACACATTCCCGCATCGCCCAGCGTGCTCGATTCATCCGCAAACACGCCGCATGTGTGGGGATCAAGATGATCCCCCTCCGTCTGCTCGTGCTTTCGCCATCAAACCCATTTTCAGCACAGCATGGCGTCAGCCATTCGTGAGCGCTGATCAATGGGCAGGAGTGTCAGTCGCACTCAGCTCCGGAATACCATCGCGGGCTCCAGCTTGCTCACGCGCCAGATGCCGAGGAGGGCGGCCAGGGCGCAGATGCTGAGGACGACGCCCAGCACTGCAAAGGGGACAAACTCCGGCATGTAGAAGGGGGGCTGCTCGTTTTTCAGCGCGCCTATGGCGAAGCCGGAGGTGCCCAGCAGGCCGATGCCGTAGCCGATGATGCCGACGGTAAAGGCCTGAGTGATGAGCATGAGGCAGAGGGTGCCATTGGAGGCGCCCATGGCCTTGAGCGCGCCGAGGTGGCGCATGTTTTCCAGCACAAAGGAGTAGAAGGTCTGGCAGCTCACGGCCATGCCCACCAGCAGGCCGATGATCACGGTGGTGCCAAAGGAGATGGGGATGCCGGTATTCTTCACATACCACCAGACAGTGGAGACATTGAAGTTGTTGGTCTCGCCGCCGCCGCGCTGGGCCCAGAATTCACTGAAGCCGGCCTCGCGGTTGATGAAGGCTTTCAGCCCGGTGGTGCGGCGGATGTCCTCGACGGCCTGCTCCAGGCTCACGCCTTCGCGTGGGGCGCAGATCACGGCCTGCAGCATCTTGCGTTGAGGAGGCACATACTGCAGGGCACGCTCGTAGGTGGTCCAGACATAGGGGCCGCCGGTGAAGGAGGTCACCGCATCGGCAATGCCCACCACGCGGGCCTCCTGGTCGTTGAGCTCAAAGACATCGCCCACCTTCACTTTCTCGCCGCGTTTGCGGGCAAGGCGCATGACGCCGAGGTCATCGATGATCACCGAATGCGGCAGGCGCAGCTTCATCAGATCGCCCGCGAGCATCTTGGCGGGGGCTCCGGCCAGGGTGTTGGAGTCGATGCCGATGAGCTGGATCATCTTGAAGTTGCCGTTTTCCAGACGCACGCGCTGGATGCCCGAGTAGATGGGGCTGGCCCAGGCCACGCTCTTGACGCTGCGCACGCGGGCCACATCGGTGTCCAGAAGGGGGTTGGTTTCATTGACCTGCTCCACCTTGTCCTCCACCACCCAGATGGGCGCGGGCACGTTTTTCAGGGTGGACTTGGTCCAGTTCATCAGCCCGCAAAAGACGGCGGTCTGCTGCGCCATGAGAAAGGTGGCCACAGCGAGACCCGCGACGAGCATGAGGTACTTGGCCGTGTCGCCAAAGAGCATCTTGAGGGCCAGACGGAGCATGTGGAGTCAGAAGGGAAGGGGATTCAATCAGAGCAGCGGCACTCCCTCGGCCTGTGCGGCGGCGCACAGAGGGCCGTCGGAGGACAGCAGCGGGCATTGGAGACGCAGGGTCAGTTCCAGATACGCCGCATCATAGGCACTGAGCGAATGTTTTGTCGCCAGAGTCTGGATTTTGGCCATGTGGGCGCTGGATTCTTCATCCACCCGCACTGGGTAGCCGTGGAGGCAGGAGATCGCCTGATCGCGTTCACTGGCATCCAGCTTTTTCCGCCGTTCGCGGACGAGCAGAACATTGAGAGTCTCCAGCAGCCAAAGGGATGGCACAAAGACCGCATCGCCACTGCTGAGGTGGTGTAAAAACACCTCTGAAATTCGTTCATCGTGCCCGGGCAGCACGGTGCCGAGGGCAGCATTCGCATCCGCGACGAGCGTCATCATGCGCGTCTTCCTGCCTCAAGATAATCTCGTGCAGACCAGTCATCGGCGGCGGTGTATTTGGCCGACAGCTTGGTTTTAAGACGACGAGCCATCTCGATTTTCTCCTGCACGGAGGGCTCGGATGCACTCTGGCGTTCAGGAGTGATGCGGGCTTGAACACGGCCCTCGTTGGTAAGGCAGATCTGCTCCCCATCCATGACCCTGCGCAGGTAGGATGCGGTGTTGAGCAGAAAGTCTGCAACGGAGGTGTTCACGGCCAGAACATGCCGGAAGCCCCGTGCGTTTGCAATGTGGTTTCTTACGCCTTGCCGCCGCCAAACAGGCCGCCGAAGCTGCTGCTGATCACGCTGGTGAGCACGCTCTGGATCTGGCTGCCGCTGGGATGGTCTTCGTGGATCTGGCCTTGGGGGGTCAGCTTGTCGATGACCTGGGGGAGGAACTGCGCCAGGAGGGGGAGGACGGTGCTGTCCCGCATGCCCACCTTGGCGGCGAGGGCCTGGAGGGAGTCGAGGCCGATGGCCTGCTGCATCTGCTCGGGGGTGATGGGCAGATTGGCCCCGGTGCCCACCCAGGAGGAGAAGGCTTCGCCAAAGCCTGCGGACTGAAATTTGGACATCATGCCGCTGAGGCCGCCGGCCTCGCTGAGCAGTCCGGAGAGCATGGCGGCGGGGTCCTGGCCGCCGAGCATGCCGCCCAGCGCGTTTTTGGCGAGAGAATCGAAAAGTCCCATAGAAGTAGAGGCGGCGAGTGTGCGGGAGGGCGGTGGAAAGTCAAGAGGGCTGGAGGGAATGGCGAGGAGGATTGTGACAGCGGCCGTTCTTAAGCCGCGCAGCTCTTGACCCGCGTTTTCCACCAGCTACTCTCTCCGCCCCCTAACCCTCAAAACCCATAACAACCATGAGCCAGACACACGAATTCCAGGCCGAAGTCAAACAAGTCCTCGATATCGTCATTCACAGCCTCTACACCGACCGCGAGATCTTCATCCGCGAGCTGGTGTCCAATGCGTCTGATGCGATGGAGAAGATGCGCCTGACGCAGCTGACGGAGAAGGAGGTCTTTGACGACACGGCCGCACTGGAGATCAGCATCACCACGGATGAAGCCGCCCGCACGCTGACCATCGCCGACCACGGCATCGGCATGACACGCGCCGAGCTGGTGGAAAACCTGGGCACCATCGCCCACTCGGGCTCCAAGGCCTTTGCCGCCGCGCTGAAGAATGCGGGCAAGCAAAATGACGCGCAGCTCATCGGCCAGTTTGGCGTGGGCTTCTACTCCGCCTTCATGGTGGCGGACAAGGTGGAGGTGCACACGCACTCCTGGCGCAAGGAAGGCGAGCACCTCATCTGGACCAGCGACGGCAGCACCAGCTACACCATCGACGATTCGTCCGATCAGGCACGCGGCTGCAAGATCGTGCTGCACCTGAAGGAAGATGCGGCGGAGTTTGCCCAGAAGCACCGCGTGAAGCAGATCCTGGAGAAGTATTCCAACTTTGTGAGCTTCCCCGTGATGCTGGACGGCGAGCGCGTGAACACGGTGGAGGCGCTGTGGCTGAAGTCGAAGGACGGCATCACCGATGAGCAGTACACGGAGTTTTACCGCTTTGCGGCGCACGCCTTTGACGAGCCGAGCTACCGCCTGCATTTCCAGGCCGAGTCTCCCATCGTCATCAATGCGCTGCTCTTCACCCCGACGCAGAACATGGAGTCCTTTGGCATGGGCCAGATGGAGCCGAATGTGGGGCTGTACTGCAAGAAGGTGCTGATCGATCCGAAGCCGAAGAAGCTGCTGCCGGAGTGGATGCGCTTTGTGCGTGGGGTGATCGACAGCGAAGACCTGCCGCTGAACATCTCCCGCGAGTCCATGCAGGACAGCGCGCTGGTGAAGAAGCTGGGAGACGTGGTGGTGAAGCGCCTGCTCAAGCATCTGGACAAGGAAGCCGTGGAGGACCCGAAGAAGTACAATGAGTTTTATTCGAACTTCAGCCGCTTCTTCAAAGAGGGCATCGCCACAGACTACACGAACCGCGACGCGATCGCCAAGCTGCTGCGCTTTGAGTCCAGCATGACCGAGCCCGGCGAGACCGTGAGCCTGAGCGACTACGTGAAGCGCATGAAGGAAGGCCAGAAGGAGATCTACTACCAGGTGGCCACCTCCCGCAGCACGATCGAAAGCGGCCCGTATGTGGCCGCCTTCAAGGCGAAGGGCTATGAAGTGCTGTACATGTTTGAGCACATCGACGAGTATGTGATCTCCAGCCTGAACAAGTTTGAAGACAAGGACCTGAAGTCTGTGAACGCCCCGGATATCGACCTCGGCGACAGCAGCGAGGAGGGCGAGGCTCTGGCGGAAGCGGATGCCACCTCTCTTTGCGACTGGATCAAGGAGCACCTCTCCACGCAGGTGGAAACCGTGCGCACCGGCAAGCGTCTGGTGGGCAGCCCGGCGCTGGTGCTCACGCCTGAAGGCGAGATGAGCCCGCAGATGCGCCAGATGATGAAGGCCATGGGCAAGGACGGCAGCATGCCGGGCTCCAAGGTCATCTTTGAGATCAACCCGCGCCACCCGCTGGTGCGCAATCTCTCCGGCCTGCGCGCCAAGGACCCGGAAACCGCCGGGCTCATCACCGAGCAGATTCTGGACAATGCGCTGCTCTCCGCCGGGCTCCTCGACGAGCCGCAGCGGATCATCGAGCGCACGCAGAAGCTGATGGAGAAGCTTTCGGCGTAAGACTGCTGACGGCAATATGTTTGGCTCCAGAGGGAGATCAGGATGATCTCCCTCTGGAAATCTGCCCTCTTGAGCCATGACCTGCCGTGCTGTGAGCGAGCGGCACGATGCGGCATAATCATCGCACCAGCAAACCAGTGCTTGCACCTTTGCGGCCTTCCGCCTTCATGGCGGCATGATCGCCTTTCTTCGCGGCCGACTGGCCGAAGCTCTTCCTCATCGTGCCACGCTGGATGTCCATGGCGTGGGCTATGTAGTGCTCATTCCGCTGAGCACCTTCGACAGGCTGCCGCAGATGGGCGAGGAAGTGCAGCTGCTGACGCACTACCACGTGACGGAGCGCGAGCATACGCTCTTTGGTTTCATGACCTCGGATGAGCGTGATCTTTTCCGCCTGCTGATGGACCGGGTGTCGGGCATCGGGCCGAAGATGGCGCTGAGCGTGATCAGCGGCAT
This DNA window, taken from Prosthecobacter vanneervenii, encodes the following:
- a CDS encoding SGNH/GDSL hydrolase family protein, whose amino-acid sequence is MFSNRKTFLILGALAFPGMAGLRAQAPAAPAAAPAQAPAPAAAPAAGAVPMDLQSLQQAARAAEEKLPTPKVKAQTFFELTPVEREHWRKFLPQTLQKLARRERVQIVVLGDAVLDGVTAASGQDPLLRSFAGVFASKLAAQFYYTGGVRVLRAGAKPRSRDAMVMGPEILIQPVRISGMAAAASALSTEGLRGQPDVVLVALGLEDGLAGVPEADVQEGFRSLLDTARNKRLEVIVAGPIPQAADPEEASLALTRGAASVLRDACAKAEVLFSDLGDLSRLIEVSPGAQGPDQIFPALVHEVQNLLGPAGASGAALPTAAMHTAMGRILYQDVMQGTPAVAWQTGAAKATLKGDGKLALEFELTNTRKEKLALTVLPLVPAGLSPKDATTEIKLEAGAKEKVKVDYAISDSRSLPLEDGTLRLPVLVTAGAQARIEDLAMPLQPFSVAVNTRAAFNQETEFNPEIEIENATGAKFSAEWESMCGGKSQTGRIDLEASGSEVLKLALPLPTQGKPLRRVQSLKLVVNSGGVKQSFDRQVELTRNMGLKEAVPLTAADGKESSVTVRADADGMKLFFTLDLAGVSLADDEKGNAYEVLLNLDARSYGERLTAGATAALRITGKAADGAAKVDAISPWAFGSSYAAEFDPKEIQATLISSASGGRRLTIVLPKSYLYLHEWALGNGNSQLGVNVRLSGGGRDYYLTRSSRRGDDAEGLSVLELTDKPTLRWTVRVE
- a CDS encoding ABC transporter ATP-binding protein, whose translation is MAEERASKKLWDRAAWKDAGFFLNYLRPHYNVFIPALIALAITGGMTILFIKELAAVAGKGIGGAHGPEWMAELNHSVWYLVALISAQAVIAFFRIMLFAKASERALAALRLDTFSRIIRLPMGTLNHRRVGELASRLANDVEAMRETLVVTIPMLIRHTVMLTLCMGLILNMSVKLSLFMVGTIPVVIVMIAIFGARIRKLTRRAQDNLAASQVVVDESLQSIVSVKAFRNEAYELARYDKNLSEYLRTVLRAAVPRASFIAFIIFAFSVALILVTWFAMRMLNDGGIGKEELTQFAGLSGMIAASFMQFPELIAQLQRSLGATERVREILRDETEPEDDNVAKLHFKGEIDMRDVSFAYPTRPEAVVLRDFSLQAKAGQRIALVGPSGSGKSTSVSLLFRFYDPTSGEIRIDGQPIRDMSLTTLRRNLALVPQEVLLFGGSIRENIAYGKPDATEEEIISAAKKANAHDFIAGLTDGYQTLVGDRGTQLSGGQRQRIAIARAILADPAILILDEATSSLDAESERLVQDALDKLMENRTSIIIAHRLSTVRRCDQILVMSGGAILERGTHDELVARPGGLYGSLAKLQLE
- a CDS encoding ABC transporter permease codes for the protein MLRLALKMLFGDTAKYLMLVAGLAVATFLMAQQTAVFCGLMNWTKSTLKNVPAPIWVVEDKVEQVNETNPLLDTDVARVRSVKSVAWASPIYSGIQRVRLENGNFKMIQLIGIDSNTLAGAPAKMLAGDLMKLRLPHSVIIDDLGVMRLARKRGEKVKVGDVFELNDQEARVVGIADAVTSFTGGPYVWTTYERALQYVPPQRKMLQAVICAPREGVSLEQAVEDIRRTTGLKAFINREAGFSEFWAQRGGGETNNFNVSTVWWYVKNTGIPISFGTTVIIGLLVGMAVSCQTFYSFVLENMRHLGALKAMGASNGTLCLMLITQAFTVGIIGYGIGLLGTSGFAIGALKNEQPPFYMPEFVPFAVLGVVLSICALAALLGIWRVSKLEPAMVFRS
- a CDS encoding type II toxin-antitoxin system VapC family toxin, with product MMTLVADANAALGTVLPGHDERISEVFLHHLSSGDAVFVPSLWLLETLNVLLVRERRKKLDASERDQAISCLHGYPVRVDEESSAHMAKIQTLATKHSLSAYDAAYLELTLRLQCPLLSSDGPLCAAAQAEGVPLL
- a CDS encoding YidB family protein, whose protein sequence is MENAGQELRGLRTAAVTILLAIPSSPLDFPPPSRTLAASTSMGLFDSLAKNALGGMLGGQDPAAMLSGLLSEAGGLSGMMSKFQSAGFGEAFSSWVGTGANLPITPEQMQQAIGLDSLQALAAKVGMRDSTVLPLLAQFLPQVIDKLTPQGQIHEDHPSGSQIQSVLTSVISSSFGGLFGGGKA
- the htpG gene encoding molecular chaperone HtpG, whose protein sequence is MSQTHEFQAEVKQVLDIVIHSLYTDREIFIRELVSNASDAMEKMRLTQLTEKEVFDDTAALEISITTDEAARTLTIADHGIGMTRAELVENLGTIAHSGSKAFAAALKNAGKQNDAQLIGQFGVGFYSAFMVADKVEVHTHSWRKEGEHLIWTSDGSTSYTIDDSSDQARGCKIVLHLKEDAAEFAQKHRVKQILEKYSNFVSFPVMLDGERVNTVEALWLKSKDGITDEQYTEFYRFAAHAFDEPSYRLHFQAESPIVINALLFTPTQNMESFGMGQMEPNVGLYCKKVLIDPKPKKLLPEWMRFVRGVIDSEDLPLNISRESMQDSALVKKLGDVVVKRLLKHLDKEAVEDPKKYNEFYSNFSRFFKEGIATDYTNRDAIAKLLRFESSMTEPGETVSLSDYVKRMKEGQKEIYYQVATSRSTIESGPYVAAFKAKGYEVLYMFEHIDEYVISSLNKFEDKDLKSVNAPDIDLGDSSEEGEALAEADATSLCDWIKEHLSTQVETVRTGKRLVGSPALVLTPEGEMSPQMRQMMKAMGKDGSMPGSKVIFEINPRHPLVRNLSGLRAKDPETAGLITEQILDNALLSAGLLDEPQRIIERTQKLMEKLSA